tctcaatATAATTGGGGATCTCATTTGAGTAactccatatatatatatatatatagattagaTAATTTGATGTGCCCCAGATATATTCGCAAACCTTACACATTTTGAGGTTTTATACACATAAATTCATAGTATGGTTCTTGCGAATCCATAATGTCTCAAAAAATTTTGGCTTCAAAAGTCATGTTCTATATTTTGGCCTTCCAAAAAAAATTTCTGGTTCCGTCCCTATAGCTACACTGGTGGAAGTCGCCCCCTGCAGGTTGGGCAATCCATCTTTATATCCATCCACTTAAGTAAGCAATGTGAATGGAAGACATGTTCACATGGCGTTACCTGCACATATAGGTTCGGACAACGTTAGTTAAACAGGGAGTGCCTAGCTACCTTTTAGCCTTAAACATTTTTAATTCACTAAATTTTACATAGCCTTAAACTTCAAGCTGAAAGCTGTCCAAAAGTACCATGCAAAAATCTGGATGTTGAGTGAAATCAATGGGCGTCATGCAAATGACACAGTCACTGGCATGATTTACATTCTGATCCGGCCATTTATGGTAATTATATTTTAGTGGAAACATCTGCATGAGGATCTATGAAAGAAAAAGATCAAAGTTAGGATATGATTTTCATAATTTGATGAAAAAAATTACGAAGCCATGGTTTACAGAAGACAAAAGTTGCAAGCAACAATGAAAAAGAGCATTATACAGACAGGACTCATGAATAAATTGACACAATACTACACTCTAAAAAACATGTCACGATTCCCTGCCTAAATGTTAAACAACATATTATAATTTACATCAAGGTTTTTTGAAAAACACAAGGGATTTAGAGTGATGTCTTATCACATCGATATGAGAAATCCTAAGTATGAAATTGATTGTGGTTCCTCATTTATTTAAGAATCCTTAAGCATTATAGTTATTGCAGCTCCTCAGAATATTGGTTGGCACTCTCTTTACAACAATATACAGGGATTAGGCATTCTCTCCCttgattttatataaaaataacaGGGAAGAGTTACATAAACTAATTAACAAAATAGAGAAGGGTTGCACGAactaatatatggtgaaaagttacatCAAACTTGCCAAAAAATGAAGAATCGACATCCAAGATAGTGTTGTAGAAGAAGAATGTTTGCTTGCAAATTAACAAAACCCACCAAATAGATGCACCAACTCCTGTCAGGCTTAATGTGCATGAAGTTGCGGGGACATCCAAAGATATATAAAGGAATTGCAAGCCGAATTACACTCATTCCAATAATATAACTAGGCTGTAGTGGCTTTCTTGGGTCACGAAAAACATTTGTGGCGATCTGAGGTATCCAGTAGGAGTGCACAACCAGAGTAATAACTGGAAGGAATTTAGGGAACTCATACGTGCACAGAATAACTCCCAAAAGGATACCACCTGCAAAACGTAAACCATAAAGATGTGTGAGTGTGAAGTAGCACTACTTCCCTACTAAGAATAAATATCCATAACTTTTATTCCACAAAAAAGTTATACGCCATCAAATGTTTTTATCAGAAATCTTATTTTACAAGTACACAAATGCTTTTCTTTCAAATACAGAAGAAGAGTATAGCTTAGGATTGCAACTGTTCTGGAGCAGAACTGGCAACCGTATATATCCTCTCAAAAGAATCATGATTATGTTTTCTGGTATAATAATATCTTCTGTTACTAGAATGAACCTGACATATACTGCCAAACACTACAACAGCACAACGTTGCACAAGTTCATGCAATAAAATGATCATAATCTTAGCATTGCATGTACGAATATCAGAACACGTAATCCAAGTAACAGAGATACATGTTAGATTGGGGAAgcaattcaaaatttaaaattgaaaaaggTATATTCCTATACAGAGTGGCCCGAGATTCAGGTATAAGTGCATTCATAGTGATAAATGTTCAATGTGAATCTCAAGTTATGAATTTCAAAGGTATGCATACAGAACAGAAATTCATTACAAACAGCTAAGCAAAATTTTTACTCACAGAAATAAATACAAAGAACTGAAAGTTCACGCTTCGCTTCCACACTCTGTATGTAATTTATAGGCCTATTTGCCTTCCATATATGGAGAAAAAATCTCAACTCACAAAAAGAGAAGACAACAAACTTGAAGAATGCAGCAGTGGCAAATGCGTTATATAATTGTTCTGCATACATGAAGAAGTGACGATTATGGAGAACACAAGTAGTGAGAAatagtttttcaaaataatataatttggTCAATGCCAAAGACAGAGAATAAGTTTTATTCTAATTACCAATTGTGATTCCTGCAGTCAGATATAAAAGACAAAGGTATGCATCCATGATAGCCTGTTGTCCAATTGTGAAACTTGAAACTTTGACAGCTCCCTGACAGTAGGATGGAATATCCGTCAGCTAGTATTTAACGAAACTGCAAATATCCATAAAATAAGAACGGTACAAGTGTCTCAAAACAACAAAACTGCAGTAGCTGATCACTGGCACAAATTGTGAATCCTACAGAAGCAACATATAGGATCGAGATGGAACCCTTACAGATTGCGTGTTGCTATGTTTCCTTTGCTGAATTAACAGGAGAACTTGAAGGATAGAGATCTAATATATGGCAGACGGTTAAGGAAAATCAACCATTCTCAATCTATCAATACATAATGTTTGATCAAGTAATGTTAGAGAAGGATACAAAAGTGACCATCAGGTTGTAATTAAATGCTTTGTCAAAAAACATCTCAGTATTTACAGAAGTTGCATTCAATTGCATGGGCGGCAGACAATCTCCATTGTCATCCATCAAAAATCTTATTATTGCAGCTTCATCTAAACAAAGTAAAAGCACATGATAAAATGAATAACATTGTAGGCCACTACACCCAGCCGGAAATTATTTTCACACAAATTTTGAGCAATTGTTCCattaaaaagattttttttataaattacaaaatttttAGGATCCTAAATATAACTTACCATTGGGGCACAGTGCAATGGAAGACATAATACTTTgcattatttatattataatttctGAAACTGAAAAAGTAAATAACATTGAGAGTTTACGCTCCATGGAAAAGGACGTACTACTTTGCATGGACGGGACACGTGATATCCGAGCCCTTACTGTGATGTTACAATGTTTCTCTATGTCGATCACAGGTGCTACAACAAAAATGAATAAGTTAGTAATTAGTATGGACTCTAGCCAATACAGAGTTAGAAAAAAAATTGCAAATAATGAAGTAGATATCACACAGAGTTTTCTGTTCCAAATCTTGACCCATTGAAACTCTTGAAAATCCTGGGATGTGAGAAGTCCAAACTGTTTCAAGGCATAGCACGTCATGTAAgttaaaaaatttcaaaactcTAGTCGAACACCCCCCCCCCCCGCGAAATTTAACAATTGATATTTGTGAGGGAGTAACTTCACAGAAAAAGTGATTATTAGagaaccccccccccccccgaaaCACCCTCAAAATGACATAATTTAGTTCTAGACTAAATATATAGAACTAACTGGAAGAAGCTTTCGCACAACAGGCACCAAAGTCTTGTTGATCCTCAAGAAAAGGGTAACAATGAGTAATTGATGTCCCGAAGTTGCTAGATCTCATTGATATAGTCCGAAGTTCTACAGCTTATCACGGTCCTGCTGCTGCATATGATACGCCAGTGTGCCACAAGTAACAGGGTAAATTACGTGATAAGGAACTATACAATGGCAAATAACATTACTATTAATTTTTGATAACAATTAATGATGTGAGATACTTTAATCAACAATTTACTATCACGTATCATATGGCCAAAAACAATATTCAATTCAAATTGTTATGATAATTACCGAGTAATGTGGATTGGAGATATTGTAATCATCTTTGTATCCAGATTCTCCTGCTTTTTCTCTGCAAtataattatacatatatcagTACTGAACATGCTATAAGATTTATAACTGGAGTCACGGGTGCAAATCATATCAGTACGTGTAGGCTACTGCTCGAAGTAGTCGTAAGAGCCATATATAATCCCCTTCTATTTTGATTGTTGCACCCCAGACTTTATGTTCATCTTCAAACACCTTATAGAATATAACCATCCTAATTAGGCTAAACATGCAAGATGATAATGTAAACTGAAGTAAACAAGTATGTCGCATACCCCATAGAAGAACACTATAAAACATTAAACAGTTACAGATGAAATCACTAGGCAAAAACTTCAGCCACAAAAATTAAGGCAGGGAATAAGGACGAATCTCATTTTTTACCAAATCAATCAGACAGTTGTTACTCCTCAGTCAGTTGGTATCCCCTAAATGAAAAGGTTTTATCACAGAGAGAAGGAGAACGAATAATAGAATTACTTCCGATTGGTCGTTCCTTGATAAGATCCTGGACTCGGGCCCATAATATTTAGTGCCAAAGCCTTTCAACATGGAAGGGCCATAAAATCATAACAAGAAAAGCTTGACATCTAATCCAGTAAACAAAACACACAAAGTTTGTCAAACTGAATCACAAGGTATAGGAGTTGATGCAGGCTTTTACGGAAACTCAACATAAAGAGCCAAACAACAGAGCAGTAATTAATAGTGATCAGAAAACAAGAAGTAAAAAGGAAAGGCTCTTATATTTTCACTTAACAGGTGAGGCCCAAGTAAGGATCTAAATATTCTAACTTAAAGAACCTAAAGTTTTGTGCAATATATTCAAATCATAGTAGTCCTCGGTTCTACCTTCCAATTAGCAGAAACCAATCCACTAGGCGATCTAGCCAATTCAAAGCAACATAGATCTGTTGAAGGTTTTCAGAAGTAACAATCCTTGTTGAAAGTGGTAGCTTGGTTTGCAAAGGTCAATAAGTCTGCTTCTCTATGGCAGATTCCTCCTACAGGTTAAGAATGGAGTCATGGACGTTGAAATGCAAAACCATCTCTATCTTGTAACACCATAAACCTGGCTTGATCTTGTAAAGAGAAACAGCAGGCTATTAACGGGGATCTCATATCAACCCCTTTTCGTTAAGACTAATTTTTATAGTCTGAAAGTTGACATTTTTCATTCTCACAATTCAAATAACTTAACTATTGATAATACTTCTTCAAGTGAATAGCATTCCAAGCATTTTTTATGGGTGTACCATCGAGCATAGACAGTCGGTAGGTTCCTGGCGCGATGAGCCCTGTTACTTGATAAGGTCCTTCCCATGGAGCTTTGAACTTTCCCGTGATGGTGGGTTGTGAAGCCGCTGACTCTCGAAGGACTAGATCCCCAACCAAAAACTGTTTAACCTTTACTTTCTTGTTGAAATAAGTTGTTGTATGCGCTTGTTGTTGGAGTACTGTCTTCGATGCCTCGTCCCTAACTTCTTTCATAAGAACATTATGAAGTTGGATTCCTTCTCGTGAGGCTTCAACATCAAAATACTCGACCTTTGCTGACTTAACAAACACTTCGACGGGTAAAATTGCTTCCAAGCCAAAAGCCATCTTAAAAGGGGATATGTCCGCGCGCACTTCTAGGGGTCGTTCTGTAAGACCAGGGCACATTCGGAAACTCATAGACCCACGGTCTTGGTAATTCATCGacccttttcttaagtccttgtaaGATTATACGTTAGACACTTCAACTTGTCTGCTAGCCTGGGGTTATGCCACCGAGGATTTGATGTGTTTAATCTTGAGTTGTGAAAGTGTTTTGGTGAACTTTTCTCCAACAAATTGAGTTCCATTGTCAGTTACCACAATTCTTGAGACCCCAAACCTGAATATAATGAACTCCATTAGAAACTCGATTATCTCCTTCTCTCGGATTTTGGCTAATGGTCTTGCCTCGATCCATTTTGTTACATAGTCAACAGCCACTAAGATGTATTGTGCCTCGTTTTTGGACTTCGGGAAGGGACCCACGATGTCTATACCCCATTGGTAGAAGAGATATGGGTTGACAACCTGGATCATTTCCATCGAGGGCTGATGAGATACCGCTCCATATATTTGACATGATTTATATTTTCGCAAGAAATCTTCACAGTCACTTCGCATTATGGGCCAAAACAAAGCTTACCTCATTATTTTAAGGGCTAAATTCTTTCCACCCAAATGATCCCCGCAAATTCCTGTATGGACTTCGATTATCGAGGTGTGAGACTCTTCAGGTCCCAAGCATGGGAGTAGTGGCTCCACGAGCCCTCGTCGATATAATTTGTTTTCTAGCACATAATAGTTCTTTGCCTTGTATGAAATGGCTCTGGCTTCACCCTTATCTTCTGGCAATTTGTTCTGCAAGATGTACTTCAAAATAGGTTGACGTCAATCTGCAATAGAGGAGATTTCATTAACCTTCAGCATGTCGATGGATGGAGTATCTATATCAATAGAAGAAGCATGTCGACGGATGGAGTATCCATATCAATAGAAGAAGCATTTCTTTCTTCGACATAAATTGCCTCTGATGTTGCTGCGACGGATGATGCTAATTTAGACAAGGCGTCAGCCCATTAGTTGTCTTCCCTGTAAATGTTCTTGATTGTCCATGACGAAACTTTCCCCAGCAGGGACATGACTAGATTCAAATATGTCGACATTTGAACATCATGTGCCTTAAACTCGCCTTGCAGTTGTTTGGTGACAAGCTGGGAATCACCAAATATTTCTAAAACTTTCACTTCCAGCTCAATCGCTAGGCGTATTCCTGCTAACAATGTTTCGTATTCGGCTACATCGTTTGTAACCGGGAATGAGAATTTCAAAGTTTGCTGTATTTTGAAGCCCTCTGGACTGATCAAGATCACACATGCACCCCCTGATGATGTTGTTGAGGATCCGTCGATATAAAGAGTACAGGCCTTCTATGGGAACAGCGTTTCTTCAGTTGTAGATGTGTCAAAATTGCATTCTACAACAAAGACTGATAGGATTTGGGATTTTATTGCACTATGGGATAGGTACTCGATGTGAAACTGACTAAGTTTGACCGTCCAAGCAGCGAGACGCCCTGTCATATCCGGTCTGTGCAAGATGCGCTTCAGGGGTTGATTAGTCATGACTTTTATAGGACGCCCTTGAAAGTAGTGACGGAGCTTCCTGCTTGTTATGGCGAAAGCATAAACTAGTTTCTCCACATGTAGGTAGCGAGTTTCTACATCTTTCAGAGTATGGCTAACATAGTAAACTGAGGCTTCACGTCCCTCAACGTCTTTGACTAGAACGGAGGCTACCGACCCATTAGAGGCTGAGATGTACACTTCCAAAGCTTCACGAGACAATGCTCTTGCTAAAATTGGTGGGCTTGTCAGGAAAGTTTTCAATACTTCAAAGCTTTCTTTACATTGATCATCCCACATCAACTTATTGTTCTTTGAAGCCTCTTTGATAACCTTGAAAAAAAGGACAGCATTTTTTAGAGGCTTGTGGTATGAAACGACGAAGGGCCGCTATCCATCTAGTGAGGCGTTGAACCTCTTTTATGGTCGAAGGGTCCTTCATTTCAAATATAGCTATTATTTGGGAGGGGTCAGCCTCAATCCCTCATTGGGAGAAAAGAAATCCCAACAATTTTCCAGATTTTAGATCAAAAGAACATTTTAACGGATTTAATCACATTATTACGACGAACATTCTTAAAGGTTTCTCGAAGGTCTAGGGTATGACCGCTTGAAAATTTTGACTTTGTTATCATATCGTTGACATACACCTCGAGGTTTCGACCCAactgatttttaaatatttcatcCATCATACGCTGAAATGTCGCACCGGCATTGATCAACCCGAAAAGCATGTTTCGATATGCGAAGATACCTCAATGTGTGATAAACGCCGTTTGTTCCCAATCTTGATCATCCATCCTGATTTGATTATAGCCTGAGAAAGCGTCCATGAAATATAGCATTTCATGACCCGCCATTGCGTTGATAAGTTGATCTATATTTGGCAAAAGATAATAATCCTTAGGGCATGCTCTGTTGAGGTCAGAGTAAtcaacacacattctccattttccattactTTTCTTAACCAGGATAGCATTCGCAATTCATGTAGGAAATTTCACCGGTTCGATAAATCGAGCCTCTAAAAGTCGATCAAGCTCTTCGTCGATAGCTCGACGCTTTTCATCTGAGAAAGTCCGCCTCTTTTGTCTGACAGGATTCTTTTGACAGTCGACATGCAGAGAGTGTCTTGCAACGTCAGTTGGAATTCCAGACATGTCAGATGGTGACCATGCAAATATGTCCGAGAACTCCCGAAGCAACCTCGTTAATTCATCTTTTATTTGAGGATTTAAATCTTTTCCAATTTTTACCGATTTGCTGGGGGAATTTTCATCAATCATAATCTCGATCGTTTCACCGACAGGTGAGAATGAGGGATCCCTTGGAATGTCGAAAATTCTACCGGCATCTATCTAAACGACTTCATTAACAGATTGAGTGTCATTATCTTGCTTCTTATGCACAACAGTAGTGAAGTAGCATTGTCTTGACACGGCTTGGTCGCCACACATCTCTCCCACTCCAAACTCAGTCGGGAATTTCATTTTTAAGTGAGGGATCGACGTAATGGCTTCTAATGCCAAGATTGTCGTTCTCCCTAGTATGGCATTGTGACTTGAGGTTGCACTTATTACGTGGAAGTTAGCTATCTTCCATACTTGGCAAGGCATCGTGCCGAAAAGCACCGGCAGGTCAATTATCCCGACCACTTTCACCTCATTACCTGTGAAGCCATAAAGAGGTGAATGGGTATTTTCTAGCTTTCTATCTCCTGTATCCATTCACGTTAAAGCATGATGATAAAGGATGTCGACAAAACTACCGTTATCGACAAGGATCTTTTTTACTATGTTAGTGCTGAT
The Apium graveolens cultivar Ventura unplaced genomic scaffold, ASM990537v1 ctg3791, whole genome shotgun sequence DNA segment above includes these coding regions:
- the LOC141701381 gene encoding transmembrane E3 ubiquitin-protein ligase FLY1-like; the encoded protein is FVVAPVIDIEKHCNITVRARISRVPSMQSSTSFSMEFLMDDNGDCLPPMQLNATSVNTEMFFDKAFNYNLMVTFISILQVLLLIQQRKHSNTQSGAVKVSSFTIGQQAIMDAYLCLLYLTAGITIEQLYNAFATAAFFKFVVFSFCELRFFLHIWKANRPINYIQSVEAKRELSVLCIYFCGILLGVILCTYEFPKFLPVITLVVHSYWIPQIATNVFRDPRKPLQPSYIIGMSVIRLAIPLYIFGCPRNFMHIKPDRSWCIYLVGFVNLQANILLLQHYLGCRFFIFWQMFPLKYNYHKWPDQNVNHASDCVICMTPIDFTQHPDFCMVTPCEHVFHSHCLLKWMDIKMDCPTCRGRLPPV
- the LOC141701382 gene encoding uncharacterized protein LOC141701382 — encoded protein: MAFGLEAILPVEVFVKSAKVEYFDVEASREGIQLHNVLMKEVRDEASKTVLQQQAHTTTYFNKKVKVKQFLVGDLVLRESAASQPTITGKFKAPWEGPYQVTGLIAPGTYRLSMLDGTPIKNAWNAIHLKKYYQ